The DNA region gaaaaaaatggtaAAACTAGCCATTCATGGAACATGTGTCATTGTTTTAACAGAGAAGTATATACTACAAGAGTAGTGTAGATTTTTCCCTACATTACACAGTAACTTACAATTAACTGTCTTACATGGCAATTCCCTTATTCCAAACTTTTCTTTTTGTGTCAAGctgtttttttatataaatttgtACTTATTTTAACCGCTATGCGTCTTCCGATATTTGCCCACGACGCTATCCGCTATATGAAATAGCGGATTTTAACAACACTGGTTTCCTTGGACTTGCACCCAGTGACACATCCTCTTCTAATTCCACAAAGTCTCGGACTCTTATCAGAATAAAGAAGAGGTATTACATAAGCAATATCTTGTTCCAATATTGGGAGGTGTGACTGTGTACACAGTACACTGCAAAAGTGCTTCCAAGAAAAAAATTTGCCAAATGTAAATAGTGCTTTCAAGGAGCAACCACAAGTGAACAGATAAGCTTATCTTAAAAaagctttttattttcttcttggttttgttttgattttctgTAGAATACATACAACACCAGCAATAGAAAATCAGTAACATAAATcaacttaaaatatttttttatttacttttgaTCCTACAAAAGTGCAAAGAAATAGGGGTAAACATGTATCTTATACATTCCATTATCGACCTTCTCTACCAGTCTACCAAGCATTAAGATTGAACATGATAACATTTCTCCATCACTCTCTATTTTCACTCACCCCTATACATTCTATACCTCCTACAGAAATCATCGCAAACATAACGGTGTAAAATAGGATTAAGAAACATACACATGGGCCTCTCAAATATTGCTTAAACTAAGCATTACCTTCCACCACAGACGAATGGAGTGATCACAGCTTGAGGTAACCAAAACATTTTGCTCCCCTTGTGTTTCACCTCGACACAGAGACATATCATCGTGGGAAAACAACCTGTAGTTTGATTATTTCAGTTAAGATTAAGCCAATTTGCTCAGAAATTTCATGAACTTTCAGTTTTTAGGCAAAAAAGATATACAATTACAGAAAGTGGGGCTAAAAATACGACtaaaaaattaaccaataaataCAAGGAGAACTACTTATGCCTGTTTAGATCATTCTATGAATCAAATACAGCTGATTAATTGaccaaccaaaaaaaaaatccaacaaaGTTTACCTCATACAGGTGATTCTTGCTCTATGATCACTTAATGTACGAATAGCGAGTCCCAATTCCTCTTGATACGCATCCAAATTTACCATTTCTACAACTGAGCCCTAGTCACCAAACAATCAGCCGAACGAAAGCAAATATCAGGACAGAAAAAATCACCTCATTTATCTCCTTGATTTTGAACCTTTACACAACAACAAAATGAAACTTAGGTACAATTTTcataaccaaaagtaaaatcaagaaTCTCAAGACTCAGGCCATCAAACATGAAGAATAAATTCCTGAATTATACGCATGTAACTAACTAACTGGCAGCATCATAAATACGCATGTTCTTAGCAAAGAAAATTTTGTGTATTGATTTACCTGCGCGGAGTAAGCGTGGTTTTCATGGAGGAGCAACTGTGTGAAACGTTTTGGTTCTAAAAGAACGTCGAGACCTAAAGGGTCGAAGAACTTGAACTGCTGCGAGTCTGTGTACCTAGCCACGTACAGTTCCCTTCGACTCCGATGCTGctgcgaagaagaagaagaagcgcgAGGTATTTCTTGATGCCAACGCTCCCTGCAACAAGAAATTCAGTGAAAAGAGAAACGAGAGAATTTGAATTGATGAATGGAATTGAAGAGAGTTGCTACGTGAAGAAGCGTTGCCAGATGAAATCGGAATAGGCGACGCGCTTGAGTACGGTGGAGGTCATCGCCAGACTGCACACGTCGCGGGGGTTGAGGAAGGAGGCGCAGTGACCAAGGGTGTCGTCGTTCAGATCAGTTACGGTTGTTGCCGCCGGTGTCGCCGGTGATTGCGACTGTGACGGTGACGGTGGCGGTGACGTACCCGCCATTAAACCCTAGAATTGTGATTTTGAGAGTGAATGAATGGCGGGAAAGGCAAATTGAAGTAAACATAGGTTATGTTTGGAGTGATGAGTACATAATTCAATATTGACATTATGTATGAAGAAACATGTTTTAGAAGATATCTATATGTTTAATGTAATTCGAGCTTTAAGAGATTAATCTCATAACGAACAATAGTTGAGATAcctaagaaacaaaaaaaaaatatttaagtcAATTATCTGTATTTTTACACTAGCGGACCACAACgctttaattttatgttttaatcTATGATTTTTATTTCACTTGTATAATTACTAGTGAGACACTTACTAATTCTGCAAATTCTCATGTTGGTCTCATCGATTAATAGTAAATGTGGGTTTATGTAATTTAATAAGATTTATTAAAAGATtacttaatatattaatatattttataagttAAAGTGCGTAAAGCCTCACTTAGAAATCACTATCTCAAAGATATTTTAGATGAACGAACTACGACGCTCCATAAAATGTGAAATAACATATTAATACTAAAAACTAAACTATGTTTAGCTAAACAATCTGCCACCAAATTGTATTTCTTAAAAATATGTAGGAACTTGATCCCACACATGGGGGAAACTACAAATGTTAGTAACCAACTTTATATAAAGTCTAATTATTAAACGCATCACCCGTCAATAGCTACAAGAGAGTAACTCTAGCTCAGAGATCTCCCAAGTACCAAAATCCTTCAAAATTAACTCCACGACCATTCTGATAGCCCGCAACTAGATCATCAACAAACAAAGAGTTTGAAGTTCCCAGCTTATGACAAAAGCATTTGATCCACTTGTCATTGTTTTCACCAAGCACACTCCTGAGTCCTGGGCACACCTCCACAACTAACTTCTCTACTCACCTGAGAGACTCATCATTCATCAACACTGTTTCAAATGTTAATGGAATCTTTGCAGGGCTTTCATTGGGACGCGAACCCTGCAGAAGGGAAGTGGTGGGGGGAGGGTTGAAGAATTTTGTTTGGGCATGGATGGAAGAGATTAATTGgaatgagaaaaataattatgaaaGCAGATAGTGGGAGAAAGAGGAGGGTGTGGAATTTGAAGAATCAGCTTAGGAGAGCAGAGAACCTGGAGTTTGACGGGGAGAGAGGacgaaatatttttaaattaaaaaacagaaaaaatgagaaaatgacaTGTGTATAAGGGAAGGTGTTGGTGTTGCCACATAGGGTTCACAAGTAAATGGACAAACAACTTTAAATATAATCAAGTCAAATTCTACATAACATAAACACAAGTAAATTCACAAAAGAAGGAAGAGAATGACTGAATGATGCAACACAATTAAAGTTGCGATGCAATTATGAACTACGTGCATAATAGACTTACAAAATAGTGTTTTGTTAACATTCGAAATATACATGATACACACGAAGAGAGTGGAGAAAAATAAGATGTATGAAAGATAATGTGATagaaacagaaaataaaaaagagtagagaagatgagtagaagaaatgaaattaaaaataaaataaagtgtgAATGAATCCTTAAAATAATGACTTTTAGTCATTAAAATCATTTAAATCTTAACATCTATGTACGGTTGTACTTTAAATGTTTTTTCCTATCATTCTTATCAGAGTAGTCCTTTTACTTCATACATCCCCCTTGTACATAGTTCATAATTCATgcaaaaataaacaaatcaTATTTTACTATTTGAATTTACTTGAGTCGTGCTTAGGTGGGTCTTTCTACTGAAGGTATAAGCATTTCAAAGAAAACCAACGCTCTGGGAAGCAAACACAAAATAAGTTGATCTAAACAACTTTGAGAGCCACCAAGATCAccactcatcatcatcatcctcattgtcatcgtcatcttcatcttcagaaTCATCGTCATCGTCATCGTCATCGCTGCTGCTACCATCAGACAGAGAATCCCAAAATCTTGAAGAAGGGCAATCTTCTATTTTCGTGAAAGGTTTTGTAGCGTCGTTGAAGTCCCAAAAGCGCAAAAGACCCCGATCTTCACAATAGCAAGCAGTGATAGCTCTACAGCCATCTATAGCCATGGCATCAAAATTAGATCTGCCCATATAATCTTGCGTTAAACAGGAAAGCAAGGACATTGTCTGTACACCAGTGTCAACTCCCCATACACGCACCATTTCAGCGCTCCCAGTAACGATTTTGTATGAATCCATGTGTAACATAGTTACTGGCCCGTCATGCCCATCCAACTCTGTTATCGGATCTGGTTTTGCTGATTCTTGATTTCTCCTAATATCCCAGAGCATTGCTCTGAAGCATTTGAGTTTTTGGTCAGTGCTCATCCATAAAATATATCAACTCAATATTACATGATAATTCACTAAGATTTAGCCATTTTCtaagtaaaaagtaaaaacaacgAATGGACAAGAGCAATTCACTAATTTAGATGATTAGACACCACAATAGCTAAGTTTCTTCTCTCAGTCATACCTGCCATAACCTCCAGTGCATATTAAAGATTTTGAAGGGAAAGCGTCAAATGAATACAGCTTTGATTGATCCACAGCTACGGTGATGACTTTCTGCATTGTCCTTAAATCAACAGCAGTGACAGAGGAACCAGCTGCCACATACAACAGTGATTCATGGCATTTCATGTTTACAGGAGCACCACGAAAAGAAGTCATTCCCACACAAGGGGATGAACGAGCAGAGGATGATGAAGCTGTATCCCAAACCTTTACCTATTAGAAGAACCAAATTAATTGTAAAAGAAGAgctcaaaatttgagaaaattattaggatttaatttcaattcattgacagtgaattttttttacagcaTCAGCAAATCATAACCTAAGCTTAGCTACTATAATGATGGGACACTTATTCATTAGCTGCAAGTGTAAACTGTAAAAAATTCACACTGAATGTGGACAGAATTTAaactaaaatttatattttttctcaAATGGTCATGGCAGAATATAATAAGGTTTCAAGCATAGGGCTTAACTGGAAGAAATAtctaaaaaagtaaaaagtacTGGAGCATTGAAGTGGAAGAAATATCTAAAATGTATGAACTTGCCATGGCAATCAATTTGAAGCTACAAATTATACGTCAGATTAATCAAATAGTATATAAATAATGATTGAATACTAGAAAGACATAAATATTCATTTAGTAAGGAAAAAACACTCTAGATCTCTGTTAGCTTCCGCTAGGAAAACTATTTTTTATAAACTGAACTTCACAGATAACTTTATTCCTCTTTTAGATTTTACAACACACACAAACAACTTATTGATTAGTACCTATAGTCCTATTGAAACAATCAAAGCATGTTAGGACAGGAAAGGAAGAATTGACAGTGTaaatgaaaattcaaaattaagtaGATAGACAAGTAAATGGACATGACAACATAAAAGACAGGAAAACAAGAACCTTAGAATCTCTTGACATGCTCACCAAAAGTGATGTTTTGTGCCTGAAAATTGAGGAAAGCAAGGATTTACCAATATATTGGCACATGGCGAAAATGATTAATATGGATACCACTCACTTCACCCATTGATGAATAATTGTAGTAATGCATTAAGCATACTAAACAAGTGACATCTCAAAAATGTATAATTTCCCCCTCTTAAGCAAAGCAGTATAAGTTGACAAATCATATGAATACATACACCACTAAAACCACATTTGGGAAACCAAATTACTTTCTACTTTCTCCCTAATACTGATAAGTGAGTATATGAAATTATGAATCATAGTATTCAACCCATGAATTCAAGATATATTTTAAAACATGAATTTAAATCAACTGTATAAAACAAGTCCAAGTCAATACATCTCTAGGCAAAAAAATCATGACCAGCCCAAATCagtcaaaataaaataccacCTAAAAATCAATATGAGAGCATGTTTGTCAAGTTCTTTAGTTAACTCTTGGACTTCAACAAATTTAAGATCCTACGACATAGAAATGTATTGCTATTTACAACAGTAAAGTCTTTCCCTCTTAAGTGGGATGCAAATTGTTAATCCATGTCAAATATTGACAAAGTTTTGTGCTGGCTGTTGACAAATATGTTCATGTTtgtcaaaaaagaaaattcTAAAGCTGGTTTTAGCAAAAAAAGGAAAGTTTAATCTGTACTATGTAGCATCTCTAACACCAGCTAATCTGCTAGGCAGGTTAAGTGaaaattataacttataagAAACCTTAGCATTCAATAATACTGCATCCCTAAATTACAGTATATCCATGAGACAAAATACAACAAATCAATAGAGTAAATACAAAAGAATTTTTATAAGATGGCCCTCCCTTCCCTATAAGAATTAGAATAAAAGTTATAAGTTTGAAATGCATAGGCACATAGCATGCCTACAGCCTACCCACTCAAGACTTACCCTGCCAGgttaaaatcaaaaaaaaaagaataacacAATTAATTTACCAAGATATCATCTACATTATTCACATATAGCATTGGTGGAAGGAAAGTAAAGTAACAGATTAGCAGTGTCAGTGAATACTTTAACAGGCCAACTCATACCCGGCAACTGACAAAAAATTTACGCCTTTTTCATGCCCATAGAATGTAGCCTTTAGAGCATGCTGTCCTCGTTTGCCACTTGAACCAAGGGACCACAGTCGAACAGTACTATCTTCCCCTCCACTAGCCAATACTTTGCTGCTACCCTCTCCCAATAATTTATTTGACAGTGACAACACTGGACCGTTGTGACCTCTCAAGCATCGCAGGCAAGAACCCTACAACAAGACGGATGAAGACACTAAGAATATGTTTGAGCACTAATTCTGAATTGAGAAAGAAATTCTATCTCATACACGGTTTGATCCAGATCCAGAGCCAAGGCTCCTACAAAGAGTATTTTCTATGCTCTAAGGATTCAAATACACTTCTCACATATCCCCCTTACTTCCCTAAATTACTACatatatttaaatagagataactAACTTCCTTTTCTGCCAATAACTGCTCTACACAACAGTTTTTTAAGTCTCCTACTACAATAACTGCCCAAAACAAGTACACAATAAATAACTAACAAATAACTACCCTACATTACAAGCGAATCTTCAATACTCCAGTGGTACCAaatacttttatttttaaaaaattgaaaaaaatggtaaaaataACCATTCATGGAACACGTGTCATTGTTCTAATGGAGGAGTACATACTAGAAGAGTATTGTAGATTTTTCCCTACACTACACACTAACTTACAATTAACTGTCTTACATGGCGATTCCCTTATTCCTTGTGGAGTAAACCTTCCAAATGGTTGGTTTGCTTGGACTTGTATCCAGTGATACATCCTCTTCTAATTCCGCAAAGTCTCGGACTCTTACCAGAATAAAAAAGAGGTATTACATAAACAATATATTGTTCCAATATTGTCAGAGGTGTGCAGACTGTACACTCCGAGAGAAAAATTGCCAAACGTAAATAGTGCTTTCAAGGAGCAAGCACAAGTGAACAAATAAGCCAATCTTAAAAATTCTTTTTGTTCTTCTTGGTTTTGTTTTCTAGTAGAATACTGAACTTACTCTACATACAACACCAGCAATAGAAAAATCAAATGGTAACATAAACAActtaaaatatttcttttatttacttttaatCCTACAAAAGTGTAAAGAAATAGGGGTAAACATGTTACTTATACATTCCATTATCGACCTTCTCTATCAAGCATTAAGATTGAACATCACGATGTTTCTCCATCACTCTCTATTTTCACTCACCCCTCTACATTCTACCTTTCCTACTAAGATGCATCCCAAACATAATGGTGTAAAACAGAATTAAGAATGTGTACATACACATTGGCCCCTCAAATGTTGTTTAAACTAAGCATTACCTTCCTCCACAGACGAATGGAGTGATCACAGCTTGAAGTGACCAAAACATTTTGCTCCCCTTGTGTTTCACCTCGACACGAAGACATTTCATTGTGGGAAAACAACCTGTAGTTTGATTATTTCAGTTAAGATTAAGCCAGTTTACTTAGGATTCCATGAAATATCAGTTTTTAGGCAAAAAAGATATGCAATAACAACTCATAAAACGCAAGACAGACAATAATTCCTGGAGTGTTAGTAGTGGCACCAGGCTACCAGCCAACAAGAAGCCCGCGAGCCACGCTTCATACTATTAACCTTTCGCCCTAAGCTAACAAAATAAAGTAATTTCTAATTTCTAATTATTGAGCCAGAAAGTATGATTCCTTTTGGGTATTGAAAGAATCATTAATTTTTTAGTTTATGCATACCTATGACAGTATGACTACGTGTTAGCAATTTACTTTGTTGCAAAAAGCGTGGAATATCATATTACATATACGCTGTACTTCAGCAACCTAGAACTTTGAAGG from Lotus japonicus ecotype B-129 chromosome 2, LjGifu_v1.2 includes:
- the LOC130739346 gene encoding uncharacterized protein LOC130739346 isoform X2, with amino-acid sequence MEPGNCTWLGTPSCNSSSSLTLSFSTFTCNQNLSHSCSSMKTMLTPCRWGSVVEMINLDAYQKRSRDAIQTLSDHKARITCMRLFSHNEMSSCRGETQGEQNVLVTSSCDHSIRLWRKGSCLRCLRGHNGPVLSLSNKLLGEGSSKVLASGGEDSTVRLWSLGSSGKRGQHALKATFYGHEKGVNFLSVAGHKTSLLVSMSRDSKVKVWDTASSSSARSSPCVGMTSFRGAPVNMKCHESLLYVAAGSSVTAVDLRTMQKVITVAVDQSKLYSFDAFPSKSLICTGGYGRAMLWDIRRNQESAKPDPITELDGHDGPVTMLHMDSYKIVTGSAEMVRVWGVDTGVQTMSLLSCLTQDYMGRSNFDAMAIDGCRAITACYCEDRGLLRFWDFNDATKPFTKIEDCPSSRFWDSLSDGSSSDDDDDDDDSEDEDDDDNEDDDDEW
- the LOC130739346 gene encoding mitochondrial division protein 1-like isoform X1, which translates into the protein MAGPSPPPSQSPSPAATTITDLNDDTFAHCASFLNPRDVCSLAMTSTALNRLAYSDSIWQRFFTERWQHEIPRASPSHWSGNGARELYLARHTELQQFKFFDPFILDIHLQPKPFTQLLLHENYAYSVQGSVVEMINLDAYQKRSRDAIQTLSDHKARITCMRLFSHNEMSSCRGETQGEQNVLVTSSCDHSIRLWRKGSCLRCLRGHNGPVLSLSNKLLGEGSSKVLASGGEDSTVRLWSLGSSGKRGQHALKATFYGHEKGVNFLSVAGHKTSLLVSMSRDSKVKVWDTASSSSARSSPCVGMTSFRGAPVNMKCHESLLYVAAGSSVTAVDLRTMQKVITVAVDQSKLYSFDAFPSKSLICTGGYGRAMLWDIRRNQESAKPDPITELDGHDGPVTMLHMDSYKIVTGSAEMVRVWGVDTGVQTMSLLSCLTQDYMGRSNFDAMAIDGCRAITACYCEDRGLLRFWDFNDATKPFTKIEDCPSSRFWDSLSDGSSSDDDDDDDDSEDEDDDDNEDDDDEW